In one window of Flavobacterium ginsengisoli DNA:
- a CDS encoding aromatic amino acid hydroxylase, with translation MNPNIETNPLLERLPKHLQQFIKPQDYSDYTPINQAVWRYVMRKNVDYLSKVAHHSYLEGLRKTGIEIDSIPSMYGMNRILSEIGWAAVAVDGFIPPNAFMEFQAYNVLVIASDIRQLEHIEYTPAPDIIHEGAGHAPIIANPEYAEYLRRFGEIGCKAISSHKDYQMYEAIRLLSILKEAEDTPQEKIDEAEKAVADLQNDMGELSEMAQIRNLHWWTVEYGLIGTVENPKIYGAGLLSSIGESAHCMTDNVKKIPYDISAANQNFDITQLQPQLYVTPTFSHLSLILEEFANKMALRTGGLSGIQKLIQSNALGTIELSTGLQISGVFTNVIEEEGKPVYIQTTGKTALSYREKELVGHGTLTHPHGFGSPIGKLKGFNLAIEDMSPKDLQAYNIVENETVKLEFEGNIIVEGEIITGSRNLHGEIILISFRNCTVTHGETVLFQPEWGNYDMAIGKKVISAFSGPADVNSFDLINIVPSTKTIKAKHTNERDELENLYATVREIRTNKSFKNELKSVFEKLKNNHSNDWLLSVEIAELLKDSNEKQLLQEVLVYLDQLKEKRPEIAHLISGGLDLIFDSSLPQRH, from the coding sequence ATGAATCCAAATATTGAAACTAATCCGTTATTAGAGCGATTGCCTAAACATTTACAGCAATTCATCAAACCTCAAGATTATAGTGATTATACTCCTATTAATCAGGCAGTTTGGCGATATGTTATGCGTAAAAATGTAGATTATCTTTCTAAAGTAGCGCATCATTCTTATTTGGAAGGCTTACGTAAAACAGGAATCGAAATTGATTCTATTCCGAGCATGTACGGCATGAACCGAATTCTAAGCGAAATTGGCTGGGCAGCAGTTGCTGTTGATGGATTTATTCCGCCAAATGCTTTTATGGAATTTCAGGCGTACAATGTTTTGGTTATTGCGTCAGACATTAGACAATTGGAACATATTGAATATACTCCTGCTCCAGATATTATTCACGAAGGTGCCGGCCACGCTCCTATTATTGCAAATCCCGAATATGCTGAATATTTGAGACGTTTTGGCGAAATTGGCTGTAAAGCAATTTCGTCTCACAAAGATTATCAAATGTATGAAGCGATTCGTCTGCTTTCTATTTTAAAAGAAGCCGAAGATACGCCTCAAGAAAAAATCGACGAAGCTGAAAAAGCGGTAGCCGATTTGCAAAACGATATGGGCGAATTATCTGAAATGGCTCAAATTAGAAACTTACACTGGTGGACTGTTGAATATGGTTTGATTGGAACGGTTGAAAACCCAAAAATATACGGTGCTGGATTGCTTTCTTCAATTGGTGAAAGCGCACATTGTATGACCGACAATGTGAAGAAAATACCTTATGATATTTCTGCTGCCAATCAGAACTTTGATATTACGCAATTACAACCACAACTTTATGTAACGCCAACTTTCTCTCATTTGAGTTTGATTTTGGAAGAATTTGCTAATAAAATGGCTCTACGAACTGGAGGTCTTTCTGGAATTCAAAAACTGATACAATCGAATGCTTTAGGAACAATTGAATTAAGTACAGGTTTACAAATCTCTGGAGTTTTCACAAATGTAATTGAAGAGGAAGGAAAACCCGTTTACATTCAGACTACAGGAAAAACGGCTCTTTCTTATCGCGAAAAAGAATTAGTTGGACATGGAACTTTAACGCATCCACACGGGTTTGGAAGTCCGATTGGGAAATTGAAAGGATTTAATCTCGCAATTGAAGATATGAGTCCGAAGGATTTACAGGCTTATAATATCGTAGAAAATGAAACTGTGAAACTGGAATTTGAAGGCAATATTATTGTGGAAGGTGAAATTATTACAGGTTCTAGAAATCTTCATGGAGAAATCATTTTAATCAGTTTTAGAAATTGCACCGTTACTCACGGTGAGACTGTTTTGTTTCAGCCTGAGTGGGGTAACTATGATATGGCAATTGGCAAAAAAGTGATTTCGGCATTTTCAGGTCCTGCCGATGTAAATAGTTTCGACTTAATTAATATTGTTCCGTCAACGAAAACCATAAAAGCAAAACATACTAATGAGCGTGATGAATTGGAGAATTTATACGCAACAGTTAGAGAAATCAGAACAAATAAAAGTTTTAAAAACGAATTAAAATCTGTTTTTGAAAAGCTTAAAAATAATCATTCAAACGACTGGTTGTTATCTGTTGAAATTGCAGAACTTTTGAAAGATTCAAATGAGAAACAGCTTTTACAGGAAGTACTAGTTTATTTAGATCAATTGAAAGAAAAACGTCCTGAAATTGCACATTTAATTTCTGGAGGATTGGATTTGATTTTTGATAGTTCTTTGCCACAAAGGCACTAA
- a CDS encoding RrF2 family transcriptional regulator, whose product MLSHKAKYALKALLYLAEQDENHISRTVEIADGANIPKKFLEQILLDLKRGRFVSSKQGKFGGYYLIKSKNDITLAEIHRLFDGAIALLPCASLNFYEPCSDCKTESECSLRHGLMLIRDKTLKAMEGITIASLVKK is encoded by the coding sequence ATGTTATCACATAAAGCAAAATACGCCCTTAAGGCCTTACTTTATTTAGCAGAACAAGACGAAAATCACATTTCTAGAACTGTAGAAATTGCTGATGGAGCGAATATTCCTAAAAAGTTCCTAGAACAGATTTTACTGGATCTAAAACGAGGTCGTTTTGTAAGCAGTAAGCAAGGAAAATTTGGTGGATATTATCTGATAAAATCTAAAAACGACATTACTTTGGCAGAAATTCACCGATTATTTGACGGTGCAATTGCACTTTTGCCATGTGCTTCTTTAAATTTTTACGAACCTTGTTCTGATTGTAAAACCGAGTCTGAATGCAGTCTGCGTCACGGTCTAATGCTTATTAGAGACAAAACTTTGAAGGCCATGGAAGGCATTACAATCGCTTCTCTTGTAAAAAAATAA
- a CDS encoding BamA/TamA family outer membrane protein, whose protein sequence is MSRKHNHINPFYIKCIALLSLFFVVGCSNTKYLPEGDLLYTGGSVTIKDSIMKKKNRKALEKELEGLLRPKPNKQIFGLRPKLLIYNLAGEPKKDKGTRYWLRNKVGEPPVLFSQVDLDYNASVLRNFTENRGYFKTRVSADSTVRNKRVTAEYIVTPRQQYIIKSVIFPDDSLKMSKIIAKSNRRSLLKVGAPYDLDVIKAERERIDARLKEKGYFYFNPDYILAKVDSSKGDHEVRIRLVIKDDTPVKALTTYKIDKIFVYPNYSLTNDSAVYRKRNMTQYKDLTIIDTTETFKPRIYDRTIYFKKGDVYNRKDHNLTLNRFVNLGTFSFVKNEFKPSDSIPNALDSYYFLTLLPKKFIRVEVIGKTNSASYTGTELNLNWNNRNFLRGAELFTASVFGGADFQLGGTNKGKNIYKLGGEVSLTWPRFITPFNIEGNSEYVPRTKATLRYEYQKRTQLYALNSFNTSFGYMWKENIRKEHQLNVIDVTYVSPNHVTPEYLADIEDDPALGKVIEKQLIFGPTYNYTYTNTMQKRKKNTIYFNGELDLAGNITGLVTGADYPNKVKTIFDVPFSQYVKIRSDFRHYLKLGKESELASRLIVGAGFAYGNSNTLPASKQFVVGGTNSIRAFRARTLGPGSYVIPPTTNDNYTPDQSADLKLEFNTEYRAKLFSIVRGAVFVDAGNIWLLHADPDKPGAEISKDFMKEIAVGAGVGLRFDLSFLVLRTDLAIPLRNPALPDGQRWVIDDINLGNSSWRKDNLILNIAIGYPF, encoded by the coding sequence ATGAGCAGAAAACATAATCATATAAACCCATTTTATATAAAGTGTATTGCACTGCTTTCCTTATTTTTTGTTGTAGGATGCAGTAATACAAAATACCTTCCAGAGGGCGATTTGCTTTATACAGGAGGTTCCGTGACGATAAAAGATTCGATTATGAAAAAGAAAAATCGAAAAGCATTAGAAAAGGAACTCGAAGGTTTGTTGCGCCCAAAACCAAACAAGCAAATCTTTGGCTTGCGTCCAAAATTATTAATATATAATCTTGCTGGCGAACCTAAAAAAGATAAAGGAACAAGATATTGGTTAAGAAATAAAGTCGGAGAACCGCCAGTACTTTTCAGTCAGGTAGATTTAGATTATAATGCTTCTGTCCTTAGAAATTTTACTGAAAACAGAGGTTATTTTAAAACCCGTGTAAGTGCCGATTCGACTGTTCGAAACAAAAGAGTTACGGCAGAGTATATCGTTACGCCAAGACAGCAATACATTATAAAAAGCGTGATATTTCCAGACGATTCTTTAAAAATGTCAAAGATTATTGCAAAAAGCAACAGAAGAAGTTTGCTTAAAGTAGGTGCGCCTTATGATTTGGATGTTATTAAAGCAGAAAGAGAAAGAATCGATGCAAGACTGAAAGAGAAAGGCTATTTCTATTTTAATCCAGATTATATTTTGGCCAAAGTAGACAGCAGCAAAGGAGATCACGAAGTAAGAATTAGATTGGTTATAAAAGACGATACGCCAGTAAAAGCTTTAACCACTTATAAAATTGATAAGATTTTTGTGTATCCAAATTATTCTCTAACGAATGATAGTGCGGTTTATCGAAAAAGAAACATGACACAATATAAAGATCTTACGATAATTGATACGACAGAAACTTTCAAACCAAGAATTTACGATCGTACGATTTATTTCAAAAAAGGAGATGTTTACAATCGAAAAGATCATAATTTGACTTTAAACAGATTTGTTAATCTGGGAACATTTAGTTTTGTAAAGAACGAATTTAAACCGTCAGATTCTATTCCAAATGCGTTAGATTCCTATTACTTTCTAACGCTTTTGCCTAAAAAATTTATTCGTGTAGAAGTTATCGGTAAAACCAATTCTGCGAGTTACACTGGTACAGAATTAAACTTAAATTGGAATAATCGAAATTTTTTGAGAGGAGCAGAATTGTTTACCGCTTCTGTTTTTGGAGGAGCCGATTTTCAGCTTGGTGGAACAAACAAAGGAAAGAATATTTATAAACTCGGAGGTGAAGTAAGTTTAACTTGGCCAAGATTTATAACGCCTTTTAATATTGAAGGAAATAGCGAATATGTACCTAGAACTAAGGCAACGCTACGTTACGAATATCAAAAAAGAACACAACTTTATGCTTTAAACTCTTTCAACACTTCTTTTGGATATATGTGGAAAGAGAACATTCGTAAAGAACATCAACTGAATGTGATTGATGTTACATATGTAAGTCCGAATCATGTTACACCAGAATATTTGGCTGATATAGAAGATGATCCCGCATTAGGAAAGGTGATTGAGAAACAATTAATTTTTGGTCCGACCTATAACTATACATACACCAACACGATGCAAAAACGTAAAAAGAATACGATCTATTTTAATGGTGAATTGGATTTGGCAGGAAACATTACGGGTTTGGTTACAGGAGCAGACTATCCAAACAAAGTAAAGACAATATTTGATGTTCCATTTAGCCAATATGTAAAAATCAGATCTGATTTTAGACATTATCTAAAGCTTGGAAAAGAAAGCGAATTAGCCAGCAGATTGATTGTTGGAGCTGGATTTGCTTACGGAAATTCGAATACGCTTCCAGCTTCAAAACAGTTTGTTGTGGGAGGAACCAATAGTATTCGAGCATTTAGAGCACGAACTTTAGGACCAGGAAGTTATGTTATTCCGCCAACCACAAATGATAATTATACGCCAGATCAATCAGCCGATTTAAAACTGGAATTCAATACAGAATATCGCGCTAAATTATTTAGCATTGTAAGAGGTGCTGTATTTGTAGATGCCGGAAATATTTGGCTTTTACATGCCGATCCTGATAAACCTGGAGCAGAAATTTCAAAAGATTTTATGAAAGAAATTGCCGTTGGAGCAGGAGTTGGTTTACGTTTCGATTTGTCATTTTTGGTTTTAAGAACCGATTTAGCCATTCCGCTTCGAAATCCTGCTTTGCCAGACGGGCAACGTTGGGTGATTGATGATATTAATTTAGGAAACAGTTCTTGGAGAAAAGATAACCTAATTTTAAATATCGCTATCGGATATCCGTTTTAA
- a CDS encoding TPM domain-containing protein has protein sequence MKNSQIKISNSNRIFQITLLFITLFISNAIFAQFDIPKKPDFQTSVYDYANVLSASEKTQLEEKLVRYSDSTSTQIVVITIESLKGEDIGILTPKWAQEWGIGQAKEDNGVLILLAKAERRIWISPGYGLEDRLTAGIGGEITRNIIIPEFKKGSYYNGLDKGADALFDVFKGKYKGERKQNKGQDFPFLPFIVIVVIVLILLSRNKRGGGGNSGNNGGGGPSLLDAIILSNLGRSGGGFGGFGAGSSGGGFGGGGGFGGGFGGGGFSGGGSGGSW, from the coding sequence ATGAAAAATTCCCAAATTAAAATCTCAAATTCTAATAGAATTTTTCAGATTACTCTTTTGTTTATCACATTATTTATCAGCAATGCTATTTTTGCTCAATTTGATATTCCCAAAAAGCCTGATTTCCAAACTTCTGTTTACGATTATGCAAATGTTTTAAGCGCTTCTGAAAAAACACAATTAGAAGAAAAATTAGTTCGTTACTCCGATTCTACCTCTACTCAAATTGTTGTTATTACTATCGAAAGCCTAAAAGGTGAAGATATTGGCATTCTTACTCCTAAATGGGCTCAAGAATGGGGAATCGGACAAGCTAAAGAAGATAATGGGGTTTTAATTTTATTGGCTAAAGCCGAAAGAAGAATCTGGATTTCTCCTGGTTATGGACTTGAAGACCGACTTACGGCCGGTATTGGTGGAGAAATCACAAGAAATATTATCATTCCAGAATTTAAAAAAGGAAGTTATTACAACGGTCTTGACAAAGGAGCCGATGCGCTTTTTGATGTTTTTAAAGGAAAATACAAAGGCGAACGCAAACAGAACAAAGGACAAGACTTTCCTTTTCTGCCTTTTATCGTAATTGTTGTTATTGTTTTAATTCTGCTTTCTCGAAATAAAAGAGGTGGTGGCGGAAATTCAGGCAACAACGGTGGCGGTGGCCCTAGTTTACTTGATGCTATTATTCTAAGTAATCTTGGACGAAGCGGAGGTGGATTTGGAGGATTCGGAGCCGGATCATCCGGCGGCGGTTTTGGCGGCGGCGGTGGCTTCGGTGGAGGCTTTGGAGGCGGAGGATTTTCTGGAGGTGGTTCTGGAGGAAGCTGGTAA
- a CDS encoding TPM domain-containing protein has protein sequence MSKVEDFLTKEEEQEIVEAIRMAENNTSGEIRVHIEKTTSKAHYDRALEVFHQLRMNETKLQNGVLLYFAVEDKNFVICGDKGINDVVANDFWDCTKDVMTNHFKSGNFKQGIVDGILNAGEQLKKYFPSQEDDTNELSNEISKG, from the coding sequence ATGTCAAAAGTAGAAGATTTTTTAACCAAAGAAGAAGAGCAGGAAATTGTTGAAGCTATTCGTATGGCCGAAAATAATACTTCTGGCGAAATTAGAGTTCATATAGAAAAAACAACTTCTAAAGCTCATTACGATAGAGCTTTAGAAGTTTTTCATCAATTAAGAATGAATGAAACTAAATTGCAGAATGGCGTTCTACTCTATTTTGCAGTTGAAGATAAAAACTTTGTTATCTGTGGAGATAAAGGAATTAATGATGTAGTCGCAAATGATTTTTGGGATTGTACCAAAGATGTTATGACTAATCATTTTAAATCTGGCAATTTTAAACAAGGAATTGTTGATGGCATTTTGAATGCTGGAGAACAGCTTAAAAAATATTTCCCTTCTCAAGAAGACGATACAAACGAATTATCTAACGAAATCTCAAAAGGATAA
- a CDS encoding group III truncated hemoglobin — protein MTALKDISTIEDIQQMVNSFYANVRKDDLIGPIFNDKLQDRWEPHLQKMYNFWQTILFDVRAYSGTPFPPHKQLPVDKTHFDRWIAIFNSTIDSQFAGPITEEAKMRATNMAFMFSHKIEYFRNAENEMRNAIKNS, from the coding sequence ATGACAGCTTTAAAGGATATTTCGACAATAGAAGACATTCAGCAAATGGTTAACAGCTTTTATGCTAATGTTCGAAAAGACGATTTAATTGGTCCAATCTTTAATGATAAACTGCAAGATCGTTGGGAACCACATTTACAGAAAATGTACAACTTTTGGCAGACAATTTTATTTGATGTTCGTGCTTATTCTGGAACGCCATTTCCTCCGCATAAACAATTACCTGTAGACAAAACACACTTTGACCGCTGGATTGCCATTTTTAACTCAACAATCGATTCGCAATTTGCTGGACCAATAACCGAAGAAGCTAAAATGCGTGCTACTAATATGGCTTTTATGTTTAGCCATAAAATTGAATATTTCAGAAATGCAGAAAATGAAATGAGAAATGCAATAAAAAATTCCTAA
- a CDS encoding ABC transporter ATP-binding protein, translating to MKLLYTYIIKHKMLLFFALIMATINICFSLSDSVITGKLMQDCGVGLAKYKGNEIGFIKSLAFWLGLSLGAAMISRITKNFQDYFTNVVIQRTGAQMYTDGIKKSLDLPYAEFEDQRSGETLSKLTKVRIDSEKLITLSISLIFQTIIGFIFVIVYVARIDFRISIIFLITAPIIALVSLYLGKKIKIVSRKIVNQTNALAGSTTESLRNIELVKSLGLTYQEEKRLNLNTFKILQLELEKIRFIRSLSFIQGTTVHFLRTCVVFALYYFLFGGKIIVGDLLTMVFFTFFIFGPLQELGNFIIALNETKVSMENFRNLLNAPKEFRPKSPKHIGAIQKLLFQNVSFQHKTAKFKAVENINFEIKQGQTVAFVGPSGSGKTTLVKLLVGLYTPAEGQVLYNDIDSTDVDLLDLRKQLGFVTQDAQLFSGTIRENLLFVKPNATDEDLYDALKRASCDKLLRRAEDGLNTTIGEGGIKVSGGEKQRLSIARAILRNPNLLIFDEATSALDSITEEEINDTIRNISDKNRITVLIAHRLSTVMHADKIFVLEQGKIIEQGKHEDLIVEKGLYYAMWRQQIGERK from the coding sequence ATGAAATTATTATATACCTACATTATCAAGCATAAAATGCTTTTGTTTTTTGCTTTGATTATGGCTACTATCAACATTTGCTTCAGTTTGTCAGATTCAGTAATTACCGGAAAACTTATGCAGGATTGCGGGGTTGGTTTGGCAAAATACAAAGGAAACGAAATCGGATTTATTAAATCATTGGCTTTCTGGCTCGGTCTTTCGCTTGGTGCTGCGATGATTTCTAGAATCACCAAAAACTTTCAGGATTATTTTACCAACGTTGTCATTCAGCGTACCGGTGCTCAAATGTATACTGACGGAATTAAGAAATCTCTCGATCTTCCGTATGCTGAATTTGAAGATCAGCGAAGCGGAGAAACGTTGAGCAAACTGACAAAAGTTAGAATTGATTCTGAAAAACTTATCACACTTTCTATTTCGCTAATCTTTCAAACTATTATAGGTTTCATTTTCGTTATTGTTTATGTTGCCCGAATAGATTTTAGAATCTCTATTATCTTTTTAATTACAGCTCCAATTATTGCTTTGGTGAGTTTGTATTTAGGAAAGAAAATTAAAATTGTTTCTCGAAAAATTGTGAATCAAACCAATGCATTGGCAGGTTCTACAACGGAAAGTTTACGAAACATTGAGTTAGTAAAAAGTCTTGGTTTAACGTATCAAGAAGAAAAGCGTCTGAACTTAAACACTTTCAAAATTCTTCAATTAGAATTAGAGAAAATTCGTTTCATCAGAAGTTTGAGTTTTATTCAAGGAACAACCGTTCACTTTTTAAGAACTTGCGTTGTTTTTGCTCTTTATTATTTCTTGTTCGGAGGAAAAATCATTGTTGGTGATTTATTGACGATGGTATTTTTTACTTTCTTCATTTTTGGTCCTCTACAAGAATTAGGAAACTTTATTATTGCTTTGAATGAAACAAAAGTTTCTATGGAAAATTTCAGAAACTTACTGAATGCTCCAAAAGAGTTTCGCCCAAAAAGTCCTAAACATATTGGTGCAATTCAAAAACTACTTTTCCAAAATGTTAGTTTTCAGCACAAAACTGCCAAATTTAAAGCGGTTGAAAATATTAATTTCGAAATCAAACAAGGACAAACCGTTGCTTTTGTTGGTCCGTCTGGATCTGGAAAAACAACTTTAGTAAAATTATTAGTCGGATTATATACTCCTGCTGAAGGCCAAGTTTTGTATAACGACATTGATTCTACAGATGTTGATTTATTAGATTTAAGAAAACAGCTCGGTTTTGTTACTCAAGATGCTCAATTATTCTCAGGAACAATTCGCGAAAACTTATTATTTGTTAAGCCAAACGCAACCGACGAAGATTTATATGATGCCTTAAAACGCGCAAGCTGCGATAAGCTTTTAAGACGTGCCGAAGATGGTTTAAATACTACAATTGGTGAAGGCGGAATCAAAGTTTCGGGTGGAGAAAAACAACGTTTATCTATCGCGAGAGCAATTTTAAGAAATCCGAATTTATTGATTTTTGATGAAGCTACTTCTGCTTTAGATTCTATTACCGAAGAAGAAATCAACGATACAATCAGAAATATCTCAGACAAAAATAGAATCACCGTCTTAATTGCTCATAGATTGTCTACTGTAATGCACGCTGATAAGATATTTGTTTTAGAACAAGGTAAAATTATCGAACAAGGTAAACACGAAGATTTGATTGTAGAAAAAGGATTGTATTACGCTATGTGGCGCCAGCAGATTGGAGAGCGAAAATAG
- a CDS encoding M23 family metallopeptidase, with amino-acid sequence MAKVKYYYDSENLAYTKIKTRKRIKIGYALLFLLASALFGFLVFVLLINTPYFETPKDRLQAREIENLKLQYAILNKKLDEIDEAADALEERDNNIYRVYFNKAEIPDSIRKAGFKNSDRYKILEGYNNSQLVLNTTKRIDKLSKQLAIQSKSLDEILKLAGAKENLLLAIPAIQPVRNENLKRVASGFGYRIDPFTKVRKMHNGMDFTANTGAPIYATGDGVVDRADNTASGYGNHIVIRHGFGYESLYAHLSKYNCHPGQRVKRGDVIGYVGSTGRSEGPHCHYEVHKDGKVVNPLNFYYGNISAVEYVAISQMANQENQSLD; translated from the coding sequence ATGGCGAAAGTAAAATATTATTACGACTCAGAAAATCTGGCTTATACGAAAATAAAAACCAGAAAAAGAATAAAAATTGGTTACGCATTACTGTTTTTATTGGCATCAGCACTATTTGGATTTTTAGTTTTTGTACTTCTAATTAATACTCCTTATTTCGAAACCCCAAAAGATCGTTTACAAGCCCGAGAAATCGAAAATTTAAAACTGCAATATGCTATTTTGAATAAAAAATTGGATGAAATTGATGAAGCCGCAGATGCATTAGAAGAACGTGACAATAATATTTACCGCGTCTATTTTAATAAAGCTGAAATTCCAGATTCTATAAGAAAAGCTGGTTTTAAAAATTCTGATCGATATAAAATTCTTGAAGGATATAATAATTCGCAATTGGTTTTAAATACCACCAAAAGAATTGATAAACTTTCAAAGCAATTAGCAATTCAGTCCAAATCTTTAGATGAAATTTTAAAATTAGCTGGAGCTAAAGAAAATTTATTATTGGCAATTCCTGCCATTCAGCCAGTACGAAATGAAAATTTAAAACGTGTCGCGTCAGGTTTTGGATACCGTATTGATCCTTTCACGAAAGTCAGAAAAATGCATAACGGAATGGATTTCACGGCCAATACAGGAGCTCCAATATACGCAACAGGAGACGGAGTCGTTGACAGAGCTGACAATACTGCTTCTGGATACGGAAATCATATTGTGATCAGGCATGGTTTTGGATATGAAAGTTTGTATGCGCATTTAAGCAAATACAACTGTCATCCTGGACAGCGAGTAAAACGCGGCGATGTTATTGGTTACGTTGGAAGCACAGGAAGATCTGAAGGCCCGCATTGTCATTACGAAGTGCATAAAGACGGAAAAGTAGTTAATCCGTTGAATTTTTATTACGGAAATATTTCAGCTGTAGAATATGTGGCAATTTCACAAATGGCAAACCAAGAAAACCAATCATTAGATTAA
- a CDS encoding MerR family transcriptional regulator, with protein MHIELSKDKRYYSIGEVAKAFNVNASLIRFWDSEFDILKPKKNAKGNRMFTPEDITNLQLIYHLVKERGFTLEGAKTHLKEGQKKTLDKFEIIRKLELIKTQLNDIKNEL; from the coding sequence ATGCATATTGAACTTTCTAAAGACAAAAGATATTACAGTATTGGCGAAGTAGCCAAAGCTTTTAATGTCAATGCTTCTTTGATACGATTTTGGGACAGCGAATTTGACATTCTAAAACCTAAAAAAAATGCCAAAGGAAACAGAATGTTCACACCAGAAGATATTACCAACCTTCAATTGATTTATCACTTAGTAAAAGAAAGAGGATTTACTTTAGAAGGTGCCAAAACACACTTAAAAGAAGGTCAGAAGAAAACGTTAGATAAATTCGAAATAATACGTAAATTAGAATTGATAAAAACGCAACTGAACGACATCAAAAACGAATTGTAA